In Synechococcus sp. KORDI-52, one genomic interval encodes:
- the gyrA gene encoding DNA gyrase subunit A yields MTDSVGPGSGGPGDSDDRIIQTDLRNEMSRSYLEYAMSVIVGRALPDARDGLKPVHRRILYAMYELGLTSDRPYRKCARVVGEVLGKYHPHGDTAVYDALVRMAQDFSMSMPLIDGHGNFGSVDNDPPAAMRYTESRLRALTTDSLLEDIEAETVDFADNFDGSQQEPTVLPARIPQLLLNGSAGIAVGMATNIPPHNLNELIDGLLALIANPEITDQDLIRLIPGPDFPTGGQILGREGIRETYLGGRGSVTMRGVANIETLEVPGRPDRDAVIITELPYQTNKAALIERIAELVNDKKLEGISDIRDESDRDGMRIVVELRRDAYPQVVLNNLFKLTPLQSNFSAYMLALVNGEPILLTLRKMLEVFLDFRVETIERRTRYLLRKAEERDHILLGLLLALDQLDPIIALIRAAPDTATARQQLQERHGLSDIQADAILQMQLRRLTALEADKIRLEHEDLVTKIADYKDILGRRERVFGIIQDELGQLQERYQTPRRTEILDLGGGLTDIDLIANERSVVLLTETGYLKRMPVSEFEATSRGTRGKAGTRSQGEDAVKLFISCNDHDTLVLFSDRGVSYALPAYRVPQCSRAAKGTPVVQLLPIPREEAITTLIPVSEFSDDTDLVMLTRGGFIKRTRLSAFSNIRSNGLIAINLEDGDALTWVRLAVPGDSVLIGSKAGMTIHFRLSDEELRPLGRTARGVRSMNLRDGDALVSMDVLPVELADQVAASADDEEDAASEGPWVLVASASGLGKRVPVTQFRLQKRAGMGLRAMKFRTDADELVGLSVLGAGEELLLVSEKGVIVRTSADAIPQQSRAATGVRLQKLDKGDRLLKVVLVPPEAEDEAAADPEASGTETDAQDS; encoded by the coding sequence ATGACGGATTCTGTGGGGCCTGGCAGCGGCGGTCCCGGCGATTCCGACGATCGGATCATTCAGACGGATCTACGCAACGAGATGTCGCGCTCCTACTTGGAGTACGCGATGAGTGTGATCGTGGGTCGGGCGCTGCCCGATGCCCGCGACGGCCTCAAGCCGGTGCATCGCCGAATCCTGTACGCGATGTATGAGTTGGGCCTCACTAGCGACAGGCCTTACCGCAAGTGCGCCCGTGTCGTGGGCGAAGTGCTCGGCAAATATCACCCCCACGGCGACACCGCCGTGTACGACGCCCTGGTGCGCATGGCCCAGGACTTCTCCATGTCGATGCCCCTGATCGATGGGCACGGCAATTTCGGCTCGGTGGACAACGATCCACCGGCGGCCATGCGATACACCGAATCGCGATTGCGGGCGCTGACCACCGACAGCCTCCTGGAAGACATCGAGGCGGAGACGGTTGATTTTGCCGACAACTTCGATGGCTCCCAGCAGGAGCCAACCGTGCTTCCTGCTCGGATCCCGCAGCTGCTGCTGAATGGTTCAGCGGGCATCGCCGTGGGGATGGCGACCAATATTCCGCCCCACAACCTCAATGAGCTGATTGATGGCTTACTAGCGTTGATCGCGAACCCGGAGATCACCGATCAGGACTTGATCCGGCTGATCCCTGGTCCAGATTTCCCCACCGGTGGTCAGATCCTTGGGCGGGAAGGCATCCGCGAGACCTACCTGGGCGGCCGCGGCTCGGTGACGATGCGCGGAGTGGCCAATATCGAAACGCTCGAGGTGCCGGGACGCCCCGATCGCGATGCCGTGATCATCACGGAGTTGCCGTATCAGACCAACAAAGCGGCGCTGATTGAGCGCATCGCAGAGCTGGTTAACGACAAGAAGCTCGAGGGTATTTCCGACATCCGTGATGAAAGCGACCGCGATGGCATGCGGATTGTGGTGGAGCTGCGCCGCGACGCTTACCCGCAGGTGGTGCTGAACAACCTGTTCAAGCTCACCCCGCTGCAGAGCAACTTCAGCGCATACATGTTGGCGCTGGTGAACGGCGAACCGATCCTGCTCACCCTGCGCAAGATGCTCGAGGTGTTCCTCGACTTCCGGGTCGAGACGATTGAGCGCCGCACCCGGTATTTGCTTCGCAAGGCCGAAGAGCGCGACCACATCCTGCTGGGCCTGCTGCTGGCGCTCGATCAGCTGGATCCGATCATCGCCTTGATCCGGGCTGCTCCCGATACGGCTACGGCACGGCAACAGCTGCAGGAGCGCCATGGCCTCTCCGACATCCAGGCCGATGCCATCCTGCAGATGCAGCTGCGCCGTCTGACGGCTCTAGAGGCCGACAAGATCCGGCTCGAGCACGAGGATCTGGTCACCAAGATCGCTGACTACAAGGACATCCTTGGCCGGCGTGAGCGTGTGTTCGGAATCATCCAGGACGAGCTCGGTCAGCTGCAGGAGCGCTACCAGACGCCTCGTCGCACCGAAATCCTCGACCTCGGCGGCGGCCTGACCGACATCGACCTGATCGCCAATGAGCGTTCAGTGGTGCTGCTCACCGAGACCGGTTATCTCAAGCGGATGCCGGTGAGTGAATTTGAGGCCACCAGCCGCGGCACCCGCGGCAAGGCCGGCACCCGCAGCCAGGGTGAAGATGCGGTGAAGCTGTTCATCAGCTGCAACGACCACGACACCTTGGTGCTGTTCAGCGACCGCGGAGTGTCGTATGCCCTGCCGGCTTACCGCGTGCCCCAGTGCAGCCGTGCGGCCAAGGGAACGCCGGTGGTGCAGCTGCTGCCGATCCCTCGGGAAGAGGCGATCACCACATTGATTCCGGTGTCGGAGTTCAGCGACGACACCGACCTGGTGATGCTCACCCGAGGTGGCTTCATCAAGCGCACCCGCCTTTCGGCCTTCAGCAACATCCGCTCCAATGGCCTGATCGCCATCAATCTGGAGGACGGTGATGCCCTCACCTGGGTGCGCCTGGCGGTGCCTGGCGACAGCGTCTTGATCGGCTCCAAAGCCGGGATGACCATCCACTTCCGCCTCAGTGATGAGGAGTTGCGGCCCCTCGGCCGCACGGCCCGCGGCGTGCGTTCGATGAACCTGCGCGATGGTGATGCCCTGGTGAGCATGGATGTACTGCCCGTGGAACTCGCCGATCAGGTGGCCGCCAGCGCCGACGATGAAGAGGATGCCGCCAGTGAGGGGCCCTGGGTGCTCGTGGCGTCGGCCTCGGGTCTGGGCAAGCGGGTTCCGGTGACGCAATTCCGCTTGCAGAAACGGGCTGGAATGGGGTTGCGGGCGATGAAGTTCCGCACCGACGCCGATGAGCTGGTGGGGCTGAGTGTGCTTGGTGCCGGTGAGGAGTTGCTGCTGGTGAGCGAGAAGGGGGTGATCGTGCGCACCAGTGCCGATGCCATCCCCCAGCAATCCCGGGCCGCTACGGGTGTGCGTCTGCAGAAGCTCGACAAGGGCGACCGGCTGCTCAAGGTGGTGCTGGTGCCGCCAGAAGCCGAAGACGAAGCTGCTGCCGATCCCGAAGCGAGTGGGACCGAAACAGACGCGCAGGACAGCTGA
- the crtL gene encoding lycopene beta cyclase, which produces MAEPVDVLVLGGGPAALCVASELNQRGVSVAGIASDPVDAPWPNTYGIWADELKAVGLEQLLEHRWSDTVSFFGEGGSTAQDRSHAHGIDYGLFDRAVLQRHWLERADGVVWHQDTAERVELKGSTTLVSCASGTTMQARLVIDASGSRTHHIRRPDQGPVAGQAAYGVVGRFSKPPIEPDRFVLMDYRCDHLSETQRQEPPTFLYAMDLGDGVFFVEETSLALAPAVPYDVLQQRLQQRLDQRGVEITEVIHEEFCLFPMNLPLPDRRQPLLAFGGAASMVHPASGYMVGSLLRRGPDLAQALAEAITNPSLGSAALAQRGWQALWPLELVLRHQLYQFGLGRLMGFNEALLRTHFATFFALPRDEWFGFLTNTLPLPRLMSVMLRLFALAPWELRRGLVLGAPPSQSPTWTQSNG; this is translated from the coding sequence TTGGCCGAGCCGGTGGATGTGCTGGTGTTGGGGGGCGGTCCTGCTGCCCTCTGTGTCGCCTCGGAACTGAACCAACGGGGTGTGTCCGTTGCTGGCATCGCCTCGGATCCGGTCGACGCTCCATGGCCGAACACCTACGGCATCTGGGCCGATGAACTCAAAGCGGTGGGGCTTGAGCAGCTGCTGGAGCACCGCTGGAGCGACACCGTGAGTTTTTTCGGCGAAGGCGGCTCAACGGCTCAGGATCGGAGCCATGCCCACGGGATCGACTACGGCTTGTTTGATCGCGCTGTTCTCCAGCGCCATTGGCTGGAGCGGGCCGACGGCGTGGTTTGGCATCAAGACACTGCCGAACGGGTGGAGCTGAAGGGTTCAACCACCCTCGTCAGCTGCGCATCGGGAACGACCATGCAGGCGCGGTTGGTGATTGATGCCTCCGGTTCGCGTACGCACCACATTCGCCGCCCCGATCAGGGGCCTGTGGCGGGCCAGGCGGCCTACGGGGTGGTGGGGCGTTTCTCCAAGCCGCCGATTGAGCCGGACCGTTTTGTGTTGATGGACTACCGCTGCGATCATCTCAGCGAGACGCAGCGCCAGGAACCACCCACGTTCCTGTATGCGATGGATCTGGGCGATGGGGTGTTCTTCGTGGAGGAGACCTCCCTCGCTTTGGCGCCGGCGGTTCCCTACGACGTGCTCCAGCAACGGCTGCAACAGCGCCTTGATCAGCGCGGTGTGGAGATCACCGAGGTGATCCATGAGGAGTTCTGCCTCTTCCCGATGAACCTGCCGCTGCCGGATCGGCGTCAGCCGCTGTTGGCCTTTGGTGGTGCGGCGAGCATGGTGCATCCAGCCTCGGGCTACATGGTCGGTTCGTTGCTGCGGCGTGGCCCTGATCTGGCCCAGGCCTTGGCCGAAGCCATCACCAATCCAAGCCTTGGCTCAGCAGCCTTGGCCCAACGGGGTTGGCAAGCGCTTTGGCCATTGGAACTTGTGCTGCGCCATCAGCTCTATCAGTTCGGTTTGGGCCGGTTGATGGGGTTCAACGAAGCGCTATTGCGCACTCACTTCGCCACCTTCTTTGCGCTGCCGCGGGATGAGTGGTTCGGCTTCCTCACCAACACCCTTCCCTTGCCCCGGCTGATGAGCGTGATGCTGCGTTTGTTCGCCCTTGCTCCGTGGGAGTTGCGGCGGGGGTTGGTGTTGGGAGCGCCCCCGTCTCAGTCGCCGACCTGGACCCAGTCCAACGGCTGA
- a CDS encoding CAAD domain-containing protein: protein MIASTVSIPAQESSDQDGGEWDLLVGKVKDWLEQNDLAELWTKAQLPLKVVGGLIVFSLLATIYSGVLGTINSLPLVPGLLELAGVIWLVNFALRNLIRNSDRDKFIASTRSTWSRVTGRSS from the coding sequence GTGATCGCCTCCACCGTGTCCATCCCCGCCCAGGAGAGCTCCGATCAGGACGGTGGCGAGTGGGATCTACTGGTGGGAAAGGTGAAGGACTGGCTCGAGCAGAACGATCTCGCTGAGCTTTGGACCAAGGCCCAGCTGCCCCTGAAGGTGGTTGGTGGCCTGATCGTGTTCAGCCTCTTGGCGACGATCTACTCCGGCGTGCTCGGAACCATCAACAGCCTTCCCCTGGTGCCGGGCCTGCTGGAGCTCGCCGGCGTGATCTGGTTGGTGAACTTCGCCCTGCGCAACCTGATCCGCAACAGCGATCGGGACAAATTCATCGCGAGCACGCGCTCGACCTGGAGCCGTGTGACGGGCCGATCCAGCTGA
- a CDS encoding GuaB3 family IMP dehydrogenase-related protein produces the protein MDIQLGRSKTVRRAYGIDEIALVPGGRTVDPEVTDTRWTLGGIEREIPIIASAMDGVVDVGMAVRLSELGALGVLNLEGVQTRYDDPNQVLDRIAAVGKDEFVPLMQEIYSQPVQEALIRKRIQDIKAQGGIAAVSGTPVAALRFGKAIAEAGADLFFVQATVVSTDHIGPEGQETLDLEALCRDMGVPVVIGNCVTYEVALQLMRAGAAGVMVGIGPGAACTSRGVLGVGIPQATAVADCAAARADYEKESGRYVPIVADGGIVTGGDICKCIACGADAVMIGSPIARAEEAPGRGFHWGMATPSPVLPRGTRINVGNTGSIERILRGPAKLDDGTHNLLGCLKTSMGTLGAQTIKQMQQVEVVVAPSLLTEGKVYQKAQHLGMGK, from the coding sequence GTGGACATTCAGCTCGGACGCTCCAAGACCGTTCGCCGGGCCTACGGAATCGATGAAATCGCTCTGGTGCCTGGGGGTCGCACAGTTGACCCCGAGGTCACGGATACCCGTTGGACTCTGGGGGGCATCGAGCGCGAGATCCCCATCATCGCCAGCGCCATGGATGGCGTGGTCGATGTGGGCATGGCCGTTCGCCTGTCTGAGCTGGGTGCCCTGGGCGTGCTGAACCTGGAGGGCGTGCAGACCCGCTATGACGACCCCAACCAGGTTCTGGATCGCATTGCCGCCGTCGGCAAGGACGAATTCGTCCCCTTGATGCAGGAGATCTACAGCCAACCGGTTCAAGAAGCACTGATCCGTAAACGCATCCAGGACATCAAGGCCCAAGGAGGCATCGCTGCCGTAAGCGGCACTCCGGTGGCTGCCCTGCGTTTTGGCAAGGCCATCGCCGAAGCAGGAGCCGATCTGTTCTTCGTGCAAGCCACCGTGGTCTCGACGGACCACATCGGTCCTGAAGGCCAGGAGACGCTGGATTTGGAAGCCCTCTGTCGTGACATGGGCGTCCCGGTGGTGATCGGCAACTGCGTCACCTATGAGGTTGCCCTGCAACTGATGCGTGCTGGTGCGGCGGGCGTGATGGTTGGCATCGGACCAGGCGCCGCATGCACCTCCCGCGGTGTTCTCGGTGTGGGCATTCCCCAGGCCACAGCGGTTGCCGACTGCGCCGCCGCCAGGGCCGACTACGAAAAGGAGAGTGGTCGCTACGTACCCATCGTTGCCGACGGAGGCATCGTCACCGGAGGTGACATCTGCAAGTGCATCGCCTGCGGCGCCGACGCCGTGATGATCGGCTCCCCCATCGCCCGTGCTGAGGAAGCCCCCGGCCGGGGCTTCCACTGGGGCATGGCCACACCGAGCCCTGTGCTGCCCCGCGGAACCCGCATCAATGTGGGCAACACCGGCAGCATCGAACGCATCCTTCGTGGTCCGGCCAAATTGGACGACGGCACCCACAACCTGCTGGGCTGCCTGAAAACATCGATGGGCACCTTGGGAGCTCAGACGATCAAGCAGATGCAGCAGGTGGAGGTGGTCGTGGCTCCCTCCCTGCTGACGGAAGGCAAGGTCTACCAAAAGGCCCAGCACCTCGGAATGGGCAAGTAG